In a genomic window of Curtobacterium sp. MCBD17_035:
- a CDS encoding extracellular solute-binding protein, which produces MKTTRKAPLLVGVATALALGLAACTPGGTSASSDQSLGPVSKSVGSGRTTLTVWDQNTDGGIDEAQQQLNAAFEKAHPNITVKRVSRSFADLKTTLKLALSGDNPPDVVQANQGYPDMGAFVKAGLLRPVDDYAKLYGWNDYYPSSLLKLNSFSSNGTTWQGDHLYGVSQTGELVGLYYDKAVLAKAGITNPPTTVSELTDDMAKVKAAGSLPLSYGDVEKSPGIHLYGFVLSALAGHDAVNDLVTSERGSWTGSDEVTAAKTIQGWQEKGYITPGANGVSRDDAVAAFGKGQSAFLVTGTWYEATLEAAAAAKDIGFTALTPKGSDTPVTMGGEGLAWALTSKTMHPDAAAAYVDFITNAKASETLVKTGNLPTVVPSSDTPASGTISGDITSEYKEISQANGITPYLDYATPTFYDTLTAAAQDLVAGKATPQQFTQTLQTDYAAFGKSRG; this is translated from the coding sequence ATGAAGACCACCAGGAAGGCACCGCTCCTCGTCGGTGTGGCGACCGCGCTCGCGCTCGGCCTCGCAGCGTGCACCCCCGGCGGCACGTCCGCCTCGAGCGACCAGAGCCTCGGCCCCGTGTCGAAGAGCGTCGGATCGGGCCGGACGACCCTGACGGTGTGGGACCAGAACACCGACGGCGGCATCGACGAGGCGCAGCAGCAGCTCAACGCGGCGTTCGAGAAGGCGCACCCGAACATCACCGTCAAGCGGGTCTCGCGGTCGTTCGCGGACCTCAAGACGACGCTGAAGCTCGCGCTCTCGGGGGACAACCCGCCCGACGTCGTGCAGGCGAACCAGGGCTACCCGGACATGGGCGCGTTCGTCAAGGCCGGACTGCTCCGTCCCGTCGACGACTACGCGAAGCTGTACGGCTGGAACGACTACTACCCGTCGAGCCTGCTCAAGCTCAACTCGTTCTCGTCGAACGGAACGACCTGGCAGGGCGACCACCTGTACGGCGTCTCGCAGACGGGTGAGCTCGTCGGGCTGTACTACGACAAGGCGGTGCTCGCGAAGGCCGGGATCACGAACCCCCCGACGACCGTGTCCGAGCTCACCGACGACATGGCGAAGGTCAAGGCCGCCGGATCGCTGCCGCTGAGCTACGGCGACGTCGAGAAGAGCCCGGGCATCCACCTGTACGGCTTCGTGCTCTCAGCGCTCGCCGGGCACGACGCGGTGAACGACCTCGTCACGTCGGAGCGCGGCTCGTGGACCGGCTCCGACGAGGTCACCGCGGCGAAGACGATCCAGGGCTGGCAGGAGAAGGGCTACATCACGCCGGGCGCCAACGGGGTCTCGCGTGACGACGCCGTCGCGGCCTTCGGCAAGGGGCAGTCCGCGTTCCTCGTGACCGGGACCTGGTACGAGGCGACGCTCGAGGCCGCCGCCGCCGCGAAGGACATCGGCTTCACGGCGCTCACCCCGAAGGGCTCGGACACGCCGGTCACCATGGGCGGCGAGGGGCTCGCGTGGGCGCTGACCTCGAAGACGATGCACCCGGACGCCGCGGCCGCGTACGTCGACTTCATCACGAACGCGAAGGCGTCCGAGACCCTCGTGAAGACGGGCAACCTGCCCACGGTCGTCCCGAGCAGCGACACCCCGGCCTCGGGCACGATCTCGGGCGACATCACGAGCGAGTACAAGGAGATCTCGCAGGCGAACGGCATCACGCCCTACCTCGACTACGCGACCCCGACGTTCTACGACACCCTCACCGCCGCGGCGCAGGACCTCGTCGCGGGCAAGGCGACGCCGCAGCAGTTCACGCAGACGCTGCAGACGGACTACGCGGCGTTCGGCAAGAGCCGCGGCTGA
- a CDS encoding sugar ABC transporter permease — translation MVDALPRVTAPAPAVRVRTQPRRRRRRSLVPYLYVLPAFVVFAVFLGWPFLQTVQYSFFDWDGLSTATWAGFANYVDVVQDAELRGAFLHALVLMVFYCAVPVALALFLTALISRANALPGMSVFRTVLFLPQVIASVVVATIWVSIYSTDGLLNQVLRLVGLGGLARVWLGDYGTALPAIGFVGTWLNVGLCLVLFLSGVGNIAPALFEAARLDGAGAAREFFSITLPSLRGQIAVALTLTIVSALKTFDLVYITTRGGPGNSTTVPAFEAYNRAFNTGQVGAAAAVAVTLTVVIMIVTALVNRIQPKDTE, via the coding sequence ATGGTCGACGCCCTGCCCCGGGTCACCGCACCCGCACCCGCGGTCCGCGTTCGGACGCAGCCGCGGCGGCGACGCAGGCGCAGCCTCGTCCCGTACCTGTACGTGCTGCCCGCGTTCGTCGTGTTCGCGGTGTTCCTCGGGTGGCCGTTCCTGCAGACGGTGCAGTACTCGTTCTTCGACTGGGACGGCCTGTCGACCGCGACCTGGGCCGGGTTCGCGAACTACGTCGACGTCGTGCAGGACGCCGAGCTCCGCGGGGCGTTCCTCCACGCCCTCGTGCTCATGGTGTTCTACTGCGCGGTGCCGGTCGCGCTCGCGTTGTTCCTGACGGCGCTCATCTCGCGGGCGAACGCGCTGCCGGGGATGAGCGTGTTCCGGACCGTGCTGTTCCTGCCGCAGGTCATCGCGTCGGTCGTCGTCGCGACGATCTGGGTGTCGATCTACTCCACCGACGGTCTGCTCAACCAGGTCCTCCGGCTCGTCGGACTCGGCGGCCTGGCGCGGGTGTGGCTCGGCGACTACGGCACGGCGCTGCCCGCGATCGGGTTCGTGGGCACGTGGCTCAACGTCGGGCTGTGCCTCGTGCTGTTCCTCTCGGGCGTCGGCAACATCGCGCCCGCGCTGTTCGAGGCGGCGCGGCTCGACGGTGCCGGGGCGGCGCGCGAGTTCTTCTCCATCACGTTGCCGTCGCTCCGCGGGCAGATCGCGGTGGCGCTGACCCTGACGATCGTGTCGGCGCTCAAGACCTTCGACCTCGTGTACATCACCACGCGCGGCGGTCCGGGCAACTCGACGACCGTACCGGCGTTCGAGGCGTACAACCGCGCGTTCAACACGGGCCAGGTCGGCGCAGCTGCCGCCGTCGCGGTCACCCTGACCGTCGTGATCATGATCGTCACGGCACTCGTGAACCGGATCCAGCCGAAGGACACCGAATGA
- a CDS encoding carbohydrate ABC transporter permease — translation MRITTREKVVDYVVLSLFALFAIVPLVGVLFSAVTPATENTGSFTLPTRIDLGNFGDAWSQGHFGSYMLSSVVVTVSVVLLTTVLAVFAGFAFARLDFAGSGIVFFVMLAGLMLPAEAFIIPLYFDLRGVGLTDTYESLILPQTAQSLAFGIFWMRNQFRTFPTEVIEAARLDGARDVRLLWRVVVPASIAPIMTMGVLLAMWTWNEFLLPLVLITSEDHRTAPLGLAFFQGQHLTDYSLLSAAGVIVALPIVVLYFFLQRRFISGMLGGVTAK, via the coding sequence ATGAGGATCACCACGCGCGAGAAGGTCGTCGACTACGTCGTCCTGAGCCTCTTCGCCCTGTTCGCGATCGTCCCGCTCGTCGGTGTGCTGTTCTCGGCCGTCACCCCGGCGACCGAGAACACCGGCTCGTTCACGCTGCCGACCCGGATCGACCTCGGGAACTTCGGGGACGCGTGGAGCCAGGGGCACTTCGGGTCGTACATGCTGTCGAGCGTCGTCGTGACGGTGTCCGTCGTGCTGCTGACGACCGTGCTCGCGGTGTTCGCCGGGTTCGCGTTCGCGCGCCTCGACTTCGCCGGGTCCGGGATCGTGTTCTTCGTGATGCTCGCCGGGCTCATGCTGCCGGCCGAGGCGTTCATCATCCCGCTGTACTTCGACCTGCGGGGTGTGGGCCTGACGGACACGTACGAGAGCCTCATCCTGCCCCAGACCGCGCAGTCGCTCGCGTTCGGGATCTTCTGGATGCGGAACCAGTTCCGGACGTTCCCGACCGAGGTGATCGAGGCCGCGCGGCTCGACGGTGCGCGCGACGTCCGGCTGCTGTGGCGGGTCGTCGTTCCCGCGTCCATCGCGCCGATCATGACGATGGGCGTGCTCCTGGCGATGTGGACCTGGAACGAGTTCCTGCTCCCGCTCGTCCTCATCACGAGCGAGGACCACCGGACCGCGCCGCTCGGTCTCGCGTTCTTCCAGGGCCAGCACCTGACCGACTACTCGCTGCTGTCGGCCGCGGGCGTGATCGTCGCCCTCCCGATCGTCGTGCTCTACTTCTTCCTGCAGCGACGGTTCATCTCGGGCATGCTCGGCGGCGTGACCGCGAAGTAG
- a CDS encoding ATP-binding cassette domain-containing protein, whose translation MSTSTTSDSPLVDARGLRVTRGGRDLVHEVDLVVRAGEHWALLGPNGAGKSTLLAVLGATSHPSAGSVDLLGRRLGRTDVRELREHIGHVDPRHRMLTPLSVLDTVLTGLTGTTDLMMRWEPTPEQRALALEHIADVGLRDRWDASWAVLSQGERGRTLIARALMSEPRLLLLDEPATGLDVAAREHLLETVDALRHRHPELASVMVTHHLEDLPASTSHAMLLRDGGVVAAGRADDVITSEAVSACFAFPLAITRTDGRWQARRAD comes from the coding sequence GTGAGCACCAGCACCACCTCCGACAGCCCCCTGGTCGACGCACGGGGCCTCCGCGTCACCCGCGGCGGCCGCGACCTCGTGCACGAGGTCGACCTCGTCGTGCGCGCCGGGGAGCACTGGGCGCTCCTCGGACCGAACGGCGCCGGCAAGTCGACGCTGCTCGCCGTGCTCGGCGCGACGAGCCACCCCAGCGCCGGCAGCGTCGACCTGCTCGGACGACGACTCGGGCGCACCGACGTGCGGGAGCTCCGCGAGCACATCGGCCACGTCGACCCGCGCCACCGGATGCTCACGCCGCTCTCGGTCCTCGACACCGTGCTGACCGGGCTCACGGGCACGACCGACCTCATGATGCGGTGGGAACCGACCCCCGAGCAGCGTGCACTCGCCCTCGAGCACATCGCCGACGTCGGGTTGCGCGACCGGTGGGACGCGTCCTGGGCCGTCCTGTCGCAGGGCGAGCGCGGTCGCACGCTCATCGCCCGGGCGCTCATGTCCGAGCCGCGCCTGCTCCTGCTCGACGAGCCCGCCACCGGCCTCGACGTCGCGGCCCGCGAGCACCTGCTCGAGACGGTCGACGCCCTCCGCCACCGGCATCCCGAGCTCGCGAGCGTCATGGTGACGCACCACCTCGAGGACCTGCCCGCGTCGACGTCGCACGCGATGCTCCTCCGCGACGGCGGAGTGGTCGCCGCGGGCCGCGCGGACGACGTCATCACGTCCGAGGCCGTGTCCGCCTGCTTCGCGTTCCCGCTCGCGATCACGCGCACCGACGGACGCTGGCAGGCGCGCCGGGCCGACTGA
- a CDS encoding GntR family transcriptional regulator, which translates to MPVPQPSADAAPRRLLRDVVFDKMLAAIHDGTLQPGERLNDDELVRWLGVSRTPIREAIAKLVDYGLVEMEANRYTRIATPTGRQYHEAFSVLFGFAELAARWAFPRFTDEDTDALDALLADVRTHAAARDRAVDDDVHALIGFLVDHADNALLTKLSASVLARARFVTVGSAEPVFAAAADAVASLRDAATDRDGEAGAAAVRALADGMADHLDAVRAADLTTAEPEEAALVITSGPGI; encoded by the coding sequence ATGCCGGTCCCCCAGCCCTCCGCCGACGCCGCACCGCGCCGCCTGCTCCGCGACGTGGTGTTCGACAAGATGCTCGCGGCGATCCACGACGGAACGCTGCAGCCCGGCGAACGGCTCAACGACGACGAGCTCGTGCGCTGGCTCGGCGTCTCCCGCACGCCCATCCGCGAGGCCATCGCCAAGCTCGTCGACTACGGCCTGGTCGAGATGGAGGCGAACCGCTACACGCGCATCGCCACCCCGACCGGTCGGCAGTACCACGAGGCGTTCTCGGTGCTGTTCGGGTTCGCCGAACTCGCCGCCCGCTGGGCGTTCCCCCGGTTCACCGACGAGGACACCGACGCGCTCGACGCTCTGCTCGCGGACGTCCGCACCCACGCCGCGGCGAGGGACCGGGCCGTGGACGACGACGTGCACGCCCTCATCGGGTTCCTCGTCGACCACGCGGACAACGCGCTGCTCACGAAGCTGAGCGCCTCGGTCCTCGCCCGGGCGCGCTTCGTGACCGTCGGCAGCGCCGAACCCGTGTTCGCCGCCGCGGCGGACGCGGTCGCCAGCCTCCGTGACGCGGCCACCGACCGGGACGGCGAGGCCGGTGCCGCCGCCGTCCGCGCCCTCGCCGACGGCATGGCCGACCACCTCGACGCCGTCCGGGCCGCCGACCTCACGACCGCCGAGCCCGAGGAAGCCGCGCTCGTCATCACCTCCGGTCCCGGGATCTGA
- a CDS encoding acryloyl-CoA reductase — MSERTRAVVVRTGAGPVVEDHEVGAPGPDEVLVDVTHSSVNYKDGMALAGDPGVQRADPLVPGIDVVGTVRAVGDGTASAPAPGTLVTLNGAGLGETRDGGYAGLAVLPAAVLLPVPAGITAERAAAIGTAGYTAALSVLALERFVAPGAGTVLVTGASGGVGSIAVALLAARGHRVAASTGRPQHTETLRRLGAAEVVDRHDFDTPGRPVERPRWAGAVDSVGGATLVNVLAQTAWGGAVTACGLAQDARLAGSVLPFILRSVALLGVDSVAAPRDLRERAWALLAADLDPALLDGVTTTVGLADVVAVGREVLAGRVHGRTVVDVRA; from the coding sequence GTGAGCGAGCGCACGCGCGCGGTCGTCGTCCGGACCGGTGCCGGACCGGTCGTCGAGGACCACGAGGTGGGCGCCCCGGGTCCGGACGAGGTCCTGGTCGACGTGACGCACTCGAGCGTCAACTACAAGGACGGCATGGCCCTGGCGGGTGACCCGGGCGTGCAGCGCGCCGACCCGCTCGTGCCGGGCATCGACGTCGTCGGGACGGTCCGCGCGGTCGGCGACGGCACCGCCTCCGCCCCGGCCCCGGGCACCCTCGTGACGCTCAACGGCGCCGGGCTCGGCGAGACCCGCGACGGCGGGTACGCCGGTCTCGCGGTCCTCCCCGCCGCGGTGCTCCTGCCGGTCCCCGCGGGCATCACGGCGGAGCGGGCCGCCGCGATCGGTACGGCCGGGTACACGGCCGCGCTCAGCGTGCTCGCGCTCGAGCGGTTCGTCGCGCCGGGCGCCGGTACGGTGCTCGTCACGGGAGCGTCGGGCGGGGTCGGGTCGATCGCGGTCGCGCTGCTGGCGGCGCGGGGACACCGGGTCGCCGCGTCGACGGGTCGGCCGCAGCACACCGAGACCCTGCGCCGGCTCGGAGCGGCCGAGGTGGTGGACCGCCACGACTTCGACACCCCGGGCCGTCCGGTGGAGCGCCCACGGTGGGCCGGTGCGGTCGACAGCGTCGGGGGCGCGACGCTCGTGAACGTGCTGGCGCAGACCGCGTGGGGCGGCGCCGTGACGGCGTGCGGGCTCGCGCAGGACGCGCGGTTGGCCGGGTCGGTCCTCCCGTTCATCCTGCGCTCGGTCGCGCTGCTCGGCGTCGACTCGGTCGCGGCACCGCGCGACCTGCGCGAACGGGCGTGGGCGCTCCTCGCCGCGGACCTCGATCCGGCGCTGCTCGACGGGGTGACGACGACCGTGGGACTCGCCGACGTGGTCGCCGTCGGCCGGGAGGTCCTGGCCGGGCGGGTGCACGGGCGCACGGTCGTCGACGTGCGCGCCTGA
- a CDS encoding aldo/keto reductase, giving the protein MQSRTLGRTGRDVSVIGLGTWQLGGDWGDVPESDAMALLDASAEAGVTLFDTADVYGDGRSEQLIGRWRAANPDVPLTVATKMGRRADQVPANYVAANFRTWVDRSRRNLGQDTLDLVQLHCPPTAVFEDDAVYDALDALVADGSIAAYGVSVEETDQALTAIARPGVASVQIILNAFRLKPLDAVLPAAREAGVGILARVPLASGLLSGKYTTETTFASQDHRTYNRHGEAFDQGETFSGVDFEDGVHAAQEFAAAVPEGVSVPQAALAWIVEQDGVTAAIPGARNVEQARSNAAAGSLPALGADLDRRVHEVYDRWFRASVHDRW; this is encoded by the coding sequence ATGCAGAGTCGCACCTTGGGCAGGACTGGTCGGGACGTGTCCGTCATCGGACTCGGGACGTGGCAGCTCGGGGGTGACTGGGGTGACGTGCCGGAGTCCGACGCGATGGCACTCCTCGACGCCTCGGCCGAGGCCGGCGTCACGCTGTTCGACACCGCGGACGTGTACGGGGACGGCCGGAGCGAGCAGCTCATCGGTCGGTGGCGCGCCGCCAACCCGGACGTGCCGCTGACCGTCGCCACGAAGATGGGTCGCCGCGCCGACCAGGTCCCCGCGAACTACGTCGCCGCCAACTTCCGCACGTGGGTGGACCGCTCGCGCCGGAACCTCGGCCAGGACACGCTCGACCTCGTGCAGCTCCACTGCCCGCCGACCGCCGTGTTCGAGGACGACGCGGTGTACGACGCGCTCGACGCCCTGGTCGCCGACGGCTCCATCGCCGCGTACGGCGTGAGCGTCGAGGAGACCGATCAGGCCCTCACCGCGATCGCCCGGCCGGGTGTCGCGAGCGTGCAGATCATCCTCAACGCGTTCCGCCTCAAGCCGCTCGACGCGGTCCTGCCCGCCGCACGGGAGGCCGGGGTCGGCATCCTCGCCCGCGTCCCGCTCGCCTCGGGGCTGCTCTCGGGCAAGTACACGACCGAGACGACCTTCGCCTCGCAGGACCACCGGACGTACAACCGCCACGGTGAGGCGTTCGACCAGGGCGAGACGTTCAGCGGTGTCGACTTCGAGGACGGCGTGCACGCGGCGCAGGAGTTCGCCGCGGCCGTGCCCGAAGGCGTCTCCGTCCCGCAGGCCGCGCTCGCCTGGATCGTCGAACAGGACGGCGTCACGGCGGCGATCCCGGGCGCCCGGAACGTCGAGCAGGCCCGGTCGAACGCGGCGGCGGGGTCGCTGCCGGCGCTCGGGGCGGACCTCGACCGTCGGGTCCACGAGGTGTACGACCGTTGGTTCCGGGCGTCCGTGCACGACCGGTGGTGA
- a CDS encoding Txe/YoeB family addiction module toxin, whose translation MRYVWDDAAWADYEWWQQQDRKIVKRINGLLRDIARNGNEGIGKPEPLKHGFRGYWSRRITDEHRLAYRVTDDSVLIAQCRYHHDE comes from the coding sequence GTGAGGTACGTCTGGGACGACGCTGCCTGGGCCGACTACGAGTGGTGGCAACAGCAGGACCGGAAGATCGTCAAGCGGATCAACGGGCTGCTCCGTGACATCGCGCGCAACGGCAACGAGGGCATCGGCAAACCGGAGCCGCTCAAGCACGGGTTCCGTGGGTACTGGTCCCGGCGCATCACGGACGAGCACCGTCTCGCGTACCGCGTCACGGATGACAGCGTCCTCATCGCGCAGTGCCGGTACCACCACGACGAGTGA
- a CDS encoding type II toxin-antitoxin system prevent-host-death family antitoxin, whose protein sequence is MRILSYSETRSHFAETLNAVTDDREEVVVTRAGHESVVLVSLDDYESLKETAYLLRNPANARRLLASIERLERGEGTERDLDE, encoded by the coding sequence ATGCGCATCCTCAGCTACTCGGAGACGCGTTCCCACTTCGCCGAGACCCTCAACGCCGTCACGGACGACCGCGAGGAGGTCGTGGTCACGCGCGCGGGCCACGAATCGGTCGTGCTCGTGTCCCTCGACGACTACGAGTCCCTGAAGGAGACCGCCTACCTGCTGAGGAACCCCGCGAACGCCCGGCGGCTGCTCGCCTCGATCGAGCGCCTGGAGCGCGGGGAGGGCACGGAGCGGGACCTGGACGAGTGA
- a CDS encoding 6-phosphofructokinase, which yields MRIGILTSGGDCPGLNAVIRGAVVKGIAIHGHEFVGFRDGWRGVVQADVVPLGRKEIQGIAKQGGTILGTSRTNPFEGENGGAAAIAANLDRLGIDAIIAIGGEGTLAAARRLTDAGLKIVGVPKTVDNDLSATDYTFGFDTAVQIATDAMDRLRTTGESHSRCMVAEVMGRHVGWIALHSGMAAGAHAILIPEQKTSMAQIADWVRSAHDRGRAPLVVVAEGFVPDQEDDAHSERGLDAFGRPRLGGIGERLAPLIEGMTGIETRATTLGHIQRGGTPTSYDRVLSTRLGMAAIDSVVEGRWGRMVALRGTDIVHVSFADAIGELKTVPQERYDEAAILFG from the coding sequence ATGCGCATCGGCATCCTCACCAGCGGCGGCGACTGCCCGGGGCTCAACGCGGTCATCCGCGGCGCCGTCGTCAAGGGCATCGCGATCCACGGGCACGAGTTCGTGGGGTTCCGTGACGGCTGGCGCGGCGTGGTGCAGGCGGACGTCGTGCCGCTCGGTCGCAAGGAGATCCAGGGGATCGCCAAGCAGGGCGGGACGATCCTCGGCACGAGCCGGACGAACCCGTTCGAGGGCGAGAACGGGGGCGCCGCGGCGATCGCGGCGAACCTCGACCGGCTCGGCATCGACGCGATCATCGCGATCGGCGGCGAGGGCACCCTCGCCGCCGCGCGCCGCCTCACGGACGCGGGCCTCAAGATCGTCGGGGTGCCGAAGACCGTCGACAACGACCTGAGCGCGACGGACTACACGTTCGGCTTCGACACCGCGGTGCAGATCGCGACCGACGCCATGGACCGGCTCCGGACGACGGGCGAGTCGCACAGCCGCTGCATGGTCGCCGAGGTGATGGGACGCCACGTCGGGTGGATCGCCCTGCACAGCGGCATGGCGGCCGGGGCGCACGCGATCCTCATCCCCGAGCAGAAGACGAGCATGGCGCAGATCGCGGACTGGGTGCGCTCGGCCCACGACCGCGGTCGGGCGCCGCTCGTCGTCGTCGCCGAGGGGTTCGTGCCGGACCAGGAGGACGACGCGCACTCGGAGCGTGGCCTCGACGCGTTCGGTCGCCCGCGCCTGGGCGGCATCGGCGAGCGCCTCGCACCGCTCATCGAGGGCATGACGGGCATCGAGACCCGCGCCACGACGCTCGGCCACATCCAGCGCGGCGGGACCCCGACGTCGTACGACCGGGTGCTGTCCACGCGGCTCGGGATGGCGGCGATCGACTCCGTGGTCGAGGGACGCTGGGGCCGCATGGTCGCGCTGCGCGGGACGGACATCGTGCACGTGTCGTTCGCCGACGCGATCGGCGAGCTCAAGACGGTGCCGCAGGAGCGCTACGACGAGGCGGCGATCCTGTTCGGCTGA
- a CDS encoding DNA-3-methyladenine glycosylase 2 family protein: MIVEPAAPPAQRHDTVYRPGHHVDVRATLRPLMRGTGDPAFRQVDATTWLALRTPAGPVTVAVRAVGDEVRVSTWGDGAEWAIAHAPELLGRGDDWTGFDVSGNAFLAAARHRQPGLRLCRTNTVVAMLVPAILEQKVTSRQAWRAWRFLVRRYGTPAPGPAPEGMAVPPDADTWARVPSWEWHRAGIEPGRSATVMRAVRVAASLERTLSLGRGGSVVAERLMSIPGIGVWTAAETTQRSHGDPDSPSVGDYHLPAVVGWALAGAPVDDDGMLELLEPWRGHRERVMRLITGSGFRKPSFGPRMTIQDHRFH; the protein is encoded by the coding sequence GTGATCGTCGAACCTGCCGCACCCCCGGCGCAGCGACACGACACCGTCTACCGGCCCGGGCACCACGTCGACGTCCGGGCCACGCTGCGCCCGCTCATGCGCGGCACGGGGGACCCTGCCTTCCGTCAGGTCGACGCCACGACCTGGCTCGCGCTCCGCACGCCCGCCGGTCCCGTGACCGTCGCCGTCCGCGCCGTCGGCGACGAGGTCCGGGTGTCCACCTGGGGCGACGGCGCCGAGTGGGCGATCGCGCACGCGCCGGAACTCCTCGGTCGGGGTGACGACTGGACGGGGTTCGACGTCAGCGGCAACGCCTTCCTCGCCGCGGCGCGACACCGTCAGCCGGGGTTACGCCTCTGCCGCACGAACACCGTCGTCGCGATGCTCGTGCCCGCGATCCTCGAGCAGAAGGTCACGAGCCGCCAGGCCTGGCGCGCCTGGCGGTTCCTCGTCCGGCGGTACGGCACCCCCGCGCCGGGCCCCGCCCCCGAGGGCATGGCGGTCCCGCCCGACGCCGACACCTGGGCGCGGGTGCCGAGCTGGGAGTGGCACCGGGCGGGGATCGAGCCCGGCCGCTCGGCGACGGTGATGCGCGCCGTGCGGGTCGCCGCGTCGCTCGAGCGGACCCTGTCCCTCGGTCGTGGCGGCAGTGTCGTGGCGGAACGCCTCATGTCGATCCCGGGCATCGGCGTGTGGACCGCCGCCGAGACCACGCAGCGCTCCCACGGCGACCCGGACTCACCGAGCGTCGGCGACTACCACCTGCCGGCCGTCGTGGGATGGGCGCTCGCCGGCGCTCCGGTCGACGACGACGGCATGCTCGAGCTCCTCGAGCCGTGGCGGGGACACCGGGAACGGGTCATGCGGCTCATCACGGGCAGCGGCTTCCGGAAGCCGTCGTTCGGTCCGCGCATGACGATCCAGGACCACCGCTTCCACTGA